Genomic DNA from Hordeum vulgare subsp. vulgare chromosome 2H, MorexV3_pseudomolecules_assembly, whole genome shotgun sequence:
actactgtagcaaaagtcgaggatgtcacacttttatagctaactattgtacaaactagctataagatgggctataagactgcttagGCCTTCCGTAATGCATTGTCTCTTAGCGCGGTATCCTAGGTAGTATACGATCGTTAAATACAACCATCCTAATGTATTGTATGTTAAGTGTCGTATCTTAGTAAGCATGTATTTAATGATTTTGGCCTCATACTAATATGTGATTGGTATAACAAGTTATTTTGCCTACCAAGTATCTTGGCACAATATCATAGGCAAAATGCTGACGTGGCACTATATTTATTGAGGAAAGAGGAGGTTGTTGTATCTTATTTAGGATACGGCTCTTGCACGGTATCATAGGCGCCGTAATGGTAGTATCTTGGCACAATATCATAGGCAAAATGCTGACGTGGCACTATATTTATTGAGGAAAGAGGAGGTTGTTGTATCTTATTTAGGATACAGCTCTTGCACGGTATCATAGGCAAAATAACTTGTTATACCAATCACATATTAGTATGAGGCCAAAATCATTAAATACATGCTTACTAAGATACGACACTTAACATACAATACTACCTCCGTTccggtgtataagtcattcgcGTAGTTCTAGGTCGATAATTTAACTACCTAAATATGTATCATATATAATAAgaaatttatatttagaaactacATCCGTGTAGATATCTAGTGATATACTTTTTATGACATATAACACATATTTAATTTCTCAAATCGGTGACCTAGAACTACGTgaatgacttatacaccgggacgaagggagtacattAGGATGGTTGTATTTAACGATCGTATACTACCTAGGATACCGCGCTAAGAGACAATGCATTACGGAAGGCCGTATAGCCaggagttggctatactattaaccatgctcgacCGGGTCTCGACCGGCCGACGCCCTCGCGCGGTTTCCGAGGCGACGCAACACCATGACACGTACAACTCACGCGTGTCTCCGCGGCACCGCACGCCGCGCCACCTCTACTGCAAGCTCTCCACGTGTTCCACCTTCGCCCCGTCTTCCTCCTTCTACAACCATcgcagctccgccgccgcccgcggaTTTAAGCGGCTCGACGGTAGCAACACTCTGCTTGTTCAAACCTTCTTAGCTCAGCCTCAGCCTGCACACACTCCCAATGCGATATCCCATTATGATAAACGTCGTAGCCGTATGCCTCGTCCTctccaccctggccgccgccgGCGTCTGGTCGCCAGCGCCTCCGCCGCCGGCCCAGCAGCACGGTGAGCACGTCCTCCGGGAGGGCCGCCGCGTCGTCATCGTCGAGTACGAGCGCGAGCTCCCGCTCACCCCGGGCCACGGCGACGCCAAAGAGGCGCACGTCTTGCCCCCTCACGCTCTCGACGGCGTCGAGGCGCAAGAAACGGTGTCGGATGAGGCCAGGGGAGCCGTCTCCAACGCGGCGGACAAGGTGGCTGGCGCGGCGGTGGATGGCAAGGAGAGGCTGTCCAATGCCAAGGACAGCGCCACGGGCAAGGTGTTTGGCGCGGTGAAGCGCTGCAAGGACAGGCTCTGCGGAGCTGCCAAGGGGTTGGAGGAGGGCGCCAGGGACGGGGTCTCGCGCGTCAGAGATGGGGCCGAGGACGTGGCGAGAGGCACCGGGGAGACGCTCTCTGGTGCCAAGGACAAAGTGGAGGACAAGGCGTTCGACGCTGCATCAGAGGCGAAGGGCGCTGCGATGAGTGCCAAGGATAAGGTCTCCGAAGCAGCCGGTGGAGCCAAGGAGAAGGCAGCGCACATCAAGGATGGAGCGGCTGGAACCGTCAGGAGTGCTAAGGACAAGGTCTCTGAAGCAGCCGGTGAAGCCAAGGAGAAGGCAGAACATGTGAAGGACAAAGCAGCTGAAACGGTGACGAATGCCAAGGGCAAGGTTTCAGAAGCAGCCGGTGAAGCCAAGGAGAAGGCATCGCACGTGAAGGACCGAGCAGCTCAGACAGTGACCAATGCCAAGGGCAAGGTTTCTGAAGCTGCGAAGAACGCCAAAGACAAGGTCTCTGGCATGGCAGAGCGAGCAGAGGATTACGCCGAGGATGCCGCAGAGAGCGCGGCCGAGAAGGTGGCGCGGGCCGAGGAGGTCGCTAAGGCGAAGGCCGGCGAGGTGACCAAGAACCTGACCGACATCGCAAGGCGGGCCCAGGAGGTGGCATCCGACGCCACCTCATACCTGCTCGGCGCGCCCATGGAGGCAGCGCGCACCGCGACGGCGGTGATGCACCTGCTGGGGTTCGCCACGGCCTACGGCGCGTGCGTGTGGGTGACGTTCGTGTCGAGCCACGTCCTCGCTGCGTCGCTGCCACGGCAGCAGCTCGGCGTGGTGCAGAGCAAGCTTTACCCAGTGTACTTCCGCGCCATGGCATACTGCGTCGGCCTGGCGCTCGCGGCGCACCTGCTCGGCCGAGAGCGCAGCTCCTTCGCGGCGCGCGCCCAGAGCTTCAACTT
This window encodes:
- the LOC123430295 gene encoding embryonic protein DC-8, coding for MRYPIMINVVAVCLVLSTLAAAGVWSPAPPPPAQQHGEHVLREGRRVVIVEYERELPLTPGHGDAKEAHVLPPHALDGVEAQETVSDEARGAVSNAADKVAGAAVDGKERLSNAKDSATGKVFGAVKRCKDRLCGAAKGLEEGARDGVSRVRDGAEDVARGTGETLSGAKDKVEDKAFDAASEAKGAAMSAKDKVSEAAGGAKEKAAHIKDGAAGTVRSAKDKVSEAAGEAKEKAEHVKDKAAETVTNAKGKVSEAAGEAKEKASHVKDRAAQTVTNAKGKVSEAAKNAKDKVSGMAERAEDYAEDAAESAAEKVARAEEVAKAKAGEVTKNLTDIARRAQEVASDATSYLLGAPMEAARTATAVMHLLGFATAYGACVWVTFVSSHVLAASLPRQQLGVVQSKLYPVYFRAMAYCVGLALAAHLLGRERSSFAARAQSFNLLSALGLVLANMLLLEPKATKVMFERMKVEKEEGRGRDMADIIDPPAVTVATAATTTKATPTAAGARSPVDGTTTGTVRAAKTTTTTSVTAPDAEMAKSKVVRLNKRLKQLNSYSSLCNVLSLMALTWHLVHLARRLQMSAAC